A genomic segment from Pseudomonadota bacterium encodes:
- the fabG gene encoding 3-oxoacyl-ACP reductase FabG, with protein MRTLVTGAGRGLGRAIAKRLAADGHEIWAHYRESEGEARALIAEIEARGGKGRLVRFDVSREDDVAANLLPLINEHGPVEALVNNAGATANGYLAMLSAEDWRRVLSVNLDGFFFVTRACLKGMMAQRKGRVVNIASLAGERGNVGQVAYAASKAGLIGATKALALEMARWNVLVNAVSPGPLDVGMAAGLDPEKLKPLIPLGRLGTGDEVAGAVSFLLSADASYVTGQVIPVNGGMGM; from the coding sequence GTGAGGACACTCGTAACGGGGGCGGGCCGCGGACTCGGCCGCGCGATAGCGAAGCGGCTCGCGGCGGACGGCCACGAGATCTGGGCGCACTACAGGGAGTCCGAGGGCGAGGCGCGGGCGCTGATCGCGGAGATCGAGGCGCGGGGGGGGAAGGGCCGCCTGGTCCGGTTCGACGTGTCGCGCGAGGACGACGTCGCGGCGAACCTCCTGCCGCTCATCAACGAGCACGGCCCGGTCGAGGCGCTCGTCAACAACGCCGGCGCCACGGCGAACGGCTACCTCGCGATGCTCTCCGCCGAGGACTGGCGCCGCGTGCTCTCCGTCAACCTCGACGGGTTCTTCTTCGTCACGCGGGCCTGCCTCAAGGGGATGATGGCGCAGCGCAAGGGGCGCGTCGTCAACATCGCGTCGCTCGCCGGGGAGCGCGGCAACGTCGGCCAGGTGGCGTACGCGGCGTCCAAGGCGGGGCTCATCGGCGCGACCAAGGCGCTGGCGCTCGAAATGGCGCGCTGGAACGTGCTCGTGAACGCGGTGTCGCCCGGGCCGCTCGACGTCGGCATGGCCGCGGGCCTCGATCCCGAGAAGCTCAAGCCGCTCATCCCGCTCGGCCGCTTGGGGACCGGCGACGAGGTCGCGGGCGCCGTTTCGTTCCTCCTCTCCGCGGACGCGTCGTACGTGACCGGCCAGGTGATCCCGGTCAACGGCGGCATGGGGATGTAG